In Desulfosediminicola ganghwensis, a single window of DNA contains:
- the rpiB gene encoding ribose 5-phosphate isomerase B, translating to MNIVIGSDHGGYELKEQVKDLLAELGHEITDVGCHSPESVDYPDIAQELSARVVDKSSKCGILICGTGIGMSIAVNRDERIRAALCHDEYTARMSREHNDANVLCLGARVSGLGVADAIVRAWLSTEFAGGRHQRRIEKFSTL from the coding sequence GTGAATATTGTAATTGGTTCAGATCACGGTGGTTACGAGCTTAAGGAGCAGGTGAAAGATCTCCTTGCGGAGCTTGGTCATGAAATTACCGATGTCGGTTGTCACAGCCCTGAATCTGTAGATTATCCTGATATTGCTCAGGAGCTATCTGCACGAGTCGTGGATAAGAGCAGCAAATGTGGTATTCTCATTTGCGGCACCGGTATCGGCATGTCGATTGCTGTGAACAGGGATGAGCGAATTCGTGCTGCCCTGTGCCATGATGAATACACCGCTCGTATGAGCAGGGAACACAACGATGCAAATGTACTCTGCCTTGGAGCCCGTGTAAGCGGACTTGGTGTAGCAGATGCAATTGTGCGTGCCTGGTTAAGCACAGAATTTGCTGGAGGCAGGCACCAGCGCAGGATCGAGAAATTCAGCACTTTGTAA
- a CDS encoding YggS family pyridoxal phosphate-dependent enzyme: MSIDTNLKAIYDKINTVALSCGREPDEVQLVAVSKRFPVTAIEEAYAAGHTVFGENYIQEAEEKAAQLGGKCTLHFIGHLQRNKAKIAARIFDVIETIDSFKLANTLNRHLEDLGRSMKILLQVNIGEDEKKSGMAAQQTEQLLREIGQLPHLEVIGLMTMPPFTDDPEDARPYFRQLKQLADSLAGKGLFANERRVELSMGMSNDYHVAIEEGATIIRVGTAIFGQRK, from the coding sequence ATGAGCATAGATACAAATCTGAAGGCAATATACGATAAAATTAATACAGTCGCGTTATCTTGCGGGCGTGAACCTGATGAGGTTCAACTGGTGGCTGTTTCCAAACGCTTCCCCGTAACTGCTATCGAAGAGGCATATGCAGCTGGTCACACCGTTTTTGGTGAGAATTACATTCAGGAAGCTGAAGAAAAAGCCGCCCAACTCGGCGGCAAATGCACTTTGCACTTCATTGGCCACCTGCAGCGGAATAAAGCAAAAATCGCCGCACGGATCTTCGATGTCATCGAAACTATCGATAGTTTTAAACTTGCCAATACCCTCAATCGTCATCTTGAAGACCTGGGTCGCTCAATGAAGATCCTGCTGCAGGTCAATATAGGGGAAGATGAAAAAAAATCCGGCATGGCAGCACAACAGACGGAGCAGCTCCTTCGCGAGATAGGTCAACTGCCACACCTTGAAGTAATCGGACTGATGACCATGCCACCCTTTACCGACGACCCTGAAGATGCACGACCATACTTCAGGCAACTCAAACAACTCGCTGACTCCCTGGCCGGCAAAGGGCTGTTCGCCAATGAACGCCGGGTTGAACTCTCCATGGGGATGTCGAACGACTATCACGTGGCAATTGAAGAAGGTGCCACTATAATCAGGGTCGGAACCGCAATTTTTGGCCAGAGAAAGTAG
- a CDS encoding ubiquinol-cytochrome c reductase iron-sulfur subunit produces the protein MVDQSGSKTELRKKKLQTRRTVLATGLLALLYPLLKFIGYEVPRRPKLVEIHSSKPTNGVLSHNDFILFDQKDGCWAVSRKCTHLGCKINYHEKDGVLECPCHQSRFSPGGTVLHGPAKEHLTVYSVEKRDTAPYYVVTT, from the coding sequence ATGGTCGATCAGTCAGGTTCAAAAACAGAATTGCGAAAAAAGAAATTGCAGACACGCAGGACAGTTCTTGCTACAGGACTGCTTGCCCTGCTCTACCCATTGCTGAAATTTATCGGATATGAAGTCCCCAGGCGACCGAAGCTGGTGGAAATCCACAGCAGTAAACCAACCAACGGCGTGCTGAGTCATAACGATTTCATCCTTTTTGACCAGAAAGATGGTTGCTGGGCGGTATCACGAAAATGCACTCATCTCGGGTGTAAGATTAATTATCACGAAAAAGACGGCGTACTTGAGTGCCCCTGCCACCAGTCACGTTTTTCACCAGGTGGTACTGTTCTTCACGGCCCGGCCAAGGAGCACTTAACCGTCTATTCCGTGGAAAAACGTGATACCGCACCCTATTACGTGGTGACCACCTGA
- a CDS encoding UDP-glucose dehydrogenase family protein, whose amino-acid sequence MRITMIGTGYVGLVTGTCFAEFGHHVTCVDKDEIKIKKLLNGEIPIYEPGLDQLVEKNFQEGRLKFTTSLEEAIPQAEAIFLAVGTPTSRRGDGYADLTYIFEATREIAPLIRNYTVIVDKSTVPVGTADQVARIIREVNPEAQFDVASNPEFLREGAAINDFMRPDRVVIGVETEDAEQILREVYKPLYIRETPIVKTDIRTAELTKYAANAFLATKISFINEIALLCDSIGADVTSLAKGIGMDGRIGSKFLHPGPGYGGSCFPKDTLALMRIAQEHGQSLRVVEATVEVNAAQKAKMVKKIRDALGGSEAGKTIAVLGLTFKPETDDMRDAPSITILPALIEKGAKIKAHDPQGMDEARHLLPAAINYTEDAYDACRDADAVILLTEWNQYRALDLDQLKSIMRGDVFIDLRNVYLPEQVIRKGFTYTGVGRR is encoded by the coding sequence ATGAGAATCACGATGATCGGCACAGGATATGTCGGCCTTGTAACTGGAACCTGCTTCGCCGAGTTCGGCCATCACGTCACCTGCGTCGACAAGGACGAGATCAAGATCAAAAAGCTGTTAAACGGTGAGATACCGATATATGAACCGGGCCTTGATCAACTGGTCGAAAAGAACTTCCAGGAAGGCCGACTCAAATTCACTACCTCCCTCGAGGAGGCAATCCCCCAGGCTGAAGCGATTTTTCTCGCTGTGGGCACCCCAACCAGCCGCCGTGGCGATGGGTATGCTGATCTCACGTACATCTTTGAGGCTACCCGGGAAATAGCCCCGTTGATTCGGAACTATACAGTAATTGTCGATAAATCCACGGTACCAGTTGGTACCGCGGATCAGGTGGCCCGTATTATTCGCGAGGTAAACCCCGAGGCTCAGTTCGACGTTGCCTCCAACCCGGAGTTCTTGCGTGAGGGAGCCGCAATCAACGACTTTATGCGCCCCGATCGGGTAGTGATAGGCGTTGAAACAGAGGATGCCGAACAGATCCTGAGAGAAGTCTACAAACCTCTCTACATCCGTGAGACCCCAATCGTTAAAACCGATATCAGAACCGCCGAGCTGACGAAATACGCAGCAAACGCCTTTCTTGCCACCAAGATCAGCTTCATCAACGAGATTGCTCTGCTCTGCGACTCCATCGGAGCAGACGTCACCTCCCTTGCCAAAGGTATCGGCATGGACGGCAGAATCGGCTCAAAGTTCCTCCATCCCGGTCCCGGTTACGGCGGCAGTTGCTTCCCAAAGGATACCCTGGCACTGATGAGAATCGCCCAGGAACATGGCCAGAGCCTCAGGGTTGTCGAGGCGACCGTGGAAGTGAACGCCGCCCAAAAAGCCAAGATGGTCAAAAAAATACGCGACGCCCTGGGTGGGAGCGAGGCAGGTAAGACCATCGCCGTGCTTGGGCTTACCTTTAAACCTGAAACAGATGATATGCGGGACGCACCCTCTATAACGATATTGCCTGCCCTCATTGAAAAAGGTGCCAAAATCAAAGCCCACGACCCACAGGGTATGGACGAGGCCAGGCATCTGCTGCCTGCTGCAATCAACTATACCGAAGATGCGTATGATGCCTGCAGAGACGCTGATGCGGTGATCCTCCTGACTGAATGGAACCAGTACCGGGCCCTTGACCTCGATCAGCTTAAATCAATCATGCGTGGGGACGTCTTCATCGACCTGCGCAATGTCTACCTGCCGGAGCAGGTTATACGCAAAGGGTTTACCTATACAGGTGTAGGCAGAAGATAA
- a CDS encoding GTP-binding protein, producing MSFINLKDKVVQVKIVYYGPGRCGKTTNLEYINTAYRKQIVSEMVSLKTHGDRTLFFDFLPFDMGQIKGYDIKIQLYTVPGQVKYNATRKLVLRGVDGIVFVADAMAKQREKNIRSLNQLHENLQSYKESIFNIPLVMQYNKVDLKEHGIEILPTEVLQNDLNSRLKVPYYEASAITGYNVAETLKKIISSTVVSIQKKLL from the coding sequence TTGAGCTTTATTAATCTAAAAGACAAAGTCGTTCAGGTAAAGATCGTTTACTACGGTCCTGGCAGGTGTGGTAAAACAACCAACCTTGAATACATAAACACTGCTTACAGAAAACAGATTGTCTCAGAGATGGTGAGTTTAAAGACCCATGGAGACAGAACATTGTTTTTCGATTTTCTGCCGTTTGATATGGGGCAGATCAAGGGATATGACATAAAAATACAGCTTTATACCGTACCAGGTCAGGTGAAATACAACGCCACACGTAAACTGGTTTTGCGCGGCGTGGACGGTATTGTTTTTGTCGCTGATGCAATGGCAAAACAGAGAGAGAAGAATATCCGCTCCCTGAACCAGCTGCATGAAAATCTCCAGTCATATAAAGAGTCGATTTTCAATATTCCGCTTGTTATGCAATATAATAAAGTCGATTTGAAGGAGCATGGCATAGAGATCCTGCCAACTGAGGTCCTGCAGAATGATTTGAACAGCAGGCTGAAAGTTCCATATTATGAAGCGAGTGCCATCACCGGGTATAATGTTGCCGAGACATTGAAGAAAATAATTTCTTCCACTGTTGTTTCGATTCAGAAAAAATTACTCTAG
- a CDS encoding TatD family hydrolase — MSKRKIIFPELSSGVKLIDTHCHLDMDAYQEDFDEVLARAEQHGIGHIITIGIDLQSSIRATELAAAHQNISATIGIHPHDVDNVTDKTYLALGDLVEKQREHIVGYGEIGLDYVKEYSAADNQRRHFARQLSFARELGLPIVIHDREAHQDTLKLLKESGATENGGIMHCFSGDIGLAREVIDLGLHISLPGVVTFKNATELQHVAREIPLESLLVETDGPFLSPHPLRGKRNEPGNVIFTAACIAELRGMDLDDIARQTTRNAIRVFQLNLPTTGKSQ; from the coding sequence GTGTCTAAACGAAAAATTATTTTCCCTGAACTTTCCAGTGGGGTTAAACTTATAGATACCCATTGTCACCTCGACATGGATGCATACCAGGAAGATTTTGATGAGGTGCTGGCCCGTGCTGAACAACACGGAATAGGTCATATCATAACTATAGGTATCGACCTGCAAAGCTCGATAAGAGCCACAGAACTTGCTGCCGCCCATCAGAACATCTCCGCCACCATCGGCATACACCCCCATGATGTCGACAACGTTACCGATAAAACCTACCTGGCACTTGGAGACCTGGTGGAAAAACAGAGAGAACACATAGTCGGCTATGGAGAAATCGGCCTTGATTATGTAAAAGAGTATTCAGCGGCAGACAATCAACGTCGTCACTTTGCCAGACAGCTCTCTTTTGCCAGAGAACTCGGACTGCCGATCGTGATTCACGACAGGGAAGCACACCAGGATACCCTCAAGCTCCTCAAAGAATCCGGCGCGACAGAAAACGGCGGTATTATGCACTGTTTTTCAGGTGACATCGGTCTTGCCCGGGAGGTTATTGACCTTGGTCTTCATATTTCACTCCCCGGCGTAGTCACTTTTAAAAATGCTACTGAACTTCAGCACGTCGCCAGGGAAATACCGCTTGAGTCGCTGCTGGTTGAAACGGACGGCCCCTTCCTGTCTCCTCACCCCCTGCGAGGTAAACGAAATGAGCCGGGCAATGTCATTTTCACCGCAGCCTGTATTGCAGAACTGCGTGGCATGGATTTAGACGACATCGCCAGGCAGACGACCCGTAACGCCATCAGGGTGTTTCAACTCAATCTGCCAACAACAGGAAAATCACAATGA
- the nrdR gene encoding transcriptional regulator NrdR encodes MKCPYCGHLDNKVIDSRLNKDCTITRRRRSCLDCDQRFTTYERLEVMMPVLVKKDGRRESWDRHKMAVGLEKACEKRPISRDRIDEFVDDIEHRLQDIGAKEVSSKILGEWAMEELSKLDEVAYVRFASVYRQFKDVSEFMEELKTLLDSRREDEH; translated from the coding sequence ATGAAATGCCCGTATTGTGGACATCTGGATAACAAAGTTATCGATTCAAGGCTGAATAAAGATTGTACTATAACGCGTAGAAGACGTTCATGTCTCGACTGCGATCAACGTTTTACCACCTATGAACGGCTTGAAGTTATGATGCCAGTTCTGGTGAAAAAGGATGGCAGGCGTGAATCCTGGGACAGGCATAAAATGGCTGTCGGACTTGAGAAAGCTTGTGAAAAGCGACCTATCAGTCGTGACAGGATAGATGAATTTGTTGATGATATTGAACATCGTCTTCAGGATATTGGTGCCAAGGAGGTTTCTTCCAAAATCCTCGGAGAATGGGCTATGGAGGAACTTTCCAAGCTTGATGAGGTTGCCTATGTCCGTTTTGCTTCAGTATACAGACAATTCAAGGATGTCAGCGAATTTATGGAAGAGCTGAAGACATTGCTTGATTCCAGACGTGAAGATGAACACTGA
- a CDS encoding PxxKW family cysteine-rich protein, whose translation MQKETAASYKERNFKPVVEKCDGCERMVEEEGSKFCQSYLNPDAKWRLGICNFATHAKPEITVTKVRVNPLKAAKRASKGK comes from the coding sequence ATGCAGAAAGAAACTGCAGCGAGCTATAAAGAAAGAAATTTCAAACCTGTTGTAGAAAAATGCGACGGTTGCGAAAGGATGGTTGAAGAAGAAGGTTCCAAATTCTGTCAGAGTTACCTGAACCCTGATGCAAAATGGCGTTTGGGGATTTGCAACTTTGCAACCCATGCCAAGCCTGAAATCACTGTCACCAAAGTCAGGGTTAACCCACTGAAGGCAGCGAAGAGAGCCTCTAAGGGCAAGTAA
- a CDS encoding cytochrome b N-terminal domain-containing protein: MPPQTAAAQMMWLNFKSLKWGAWCLVSLYLSLLSGVVVGLQYDVADPYYSVSSIDLLIPFGEFFRSLHFYSSQAFFLLGCVHLIAVYGEAQKYSFRDWVLLIFSMTVGLFLLFTGYVLRADSTGFSAGMIAEAILKTIPFMGDTLNSLLFDISNRGMQRVYVHHMISLDILWLILAWDHLRRYRVQVADHTVAICLIAVFCFFTAAPIEPEKLGVTYISGPWFFLGLQELLRYFHPLFAGVVYPLLFVVALLYARNQNRYYRALLWFLYVWLIVYAILTFVAWIR, from the coding sequence ATGCCTCCTCAAACGGCTGCGGCGCAAATGATGTGGTTAAATTTCAAGTCCCTCAAATGGGGGGCCTGGTGCCTTGTCAGCCTCTATTTGTCTCTTCTCTCAGGAGTTGTAGTCGGTCTGCAATATGATGTGGCCGATCCCTATTATTCTGTAAGCTCTATAGACCTGCTCATACCCTTTGGTGAGTTTTTTCGTTCACTCCATTTTTATTCAAGCCAGGCATTCTTCCTACTTGGCTGCGTTCACCTTATTGCCGTTTATGGAGAGGCACAAAAATATTCATTCCGCGACTGGGTCCTGCTCATTTTCTCGATGACTGTCGGCCTCTTCCTGCTGTTTACCGGCTACGTGCTACGCGCTGACAGTACCGGTTTCTCAGCGGGCATGATCGCCGAGGCAATCCTGAAAACCATCCCTTTCATGGGTGATACCCTGAACTCCCTGCTCTTCGATATTTCGAATCGGGGAATGCAGAGAGTCTACGTTCACCATATGATAAGCCTTGATATACTCTGGCTGATACTTGCCTGGGACCATCTGCGGCGCTACAGGGTACAAGTGGCAGATCATACAGTGGCTATCTGCCTTATCGCAGTATTCTGCTTTTTCACGGCCGCACCCATAGAACCTGAAAAGCTTGGCGTAACCTACATCTCCGGTCCTTGGTTTTTTCTAGGCCTGCAGGAATTGCTGCGCTATTTTCACCCGCTCTTTGCAGGTGTAGTCTACCCACTGCTTTTTGTCGTTGCCCTGCTCTATGCCCGAAATCAAAACAGATACTACAGGGCATTGCTCTGGTTTCTTTATGTCTGGCTCATCGTGTACGCTATTCTCACTTTCGTGGCCTGGATCAGATAA
- a CDS encoding roadblock/LC7 domain-containing protein, producing MNYGIVSQEQLEQIDTLLADKLISLGVDCVIIIDMAGNIITAKDNGENKYDVYSFAALAAGNFATVDAMAKLVGEQEFSLLFHKGQDSNIHFSKIDDELLLISMFGKEISLGFLRLNVVDVIEKIRKIWEKQ from the coding sequence ATGAATTATGGGATTGTCAGTCAGGAACAATTAGAACAGATAGATACTCTATTAGCAGATAAGCTGATCAGTCTTGGTGTCGATTGTGTGATCATAATTGACATGGCAGGAAACATCATCACTGCGAAAGATAACGGTGAAAACAAGTATGACGTTTACTCCTTTGCGGCACTGGCTGCCGGAAATTTTGCCACTGTAGATGCAATGGCCAAACTTGTTGGTGAACAGGAGTTTTCATTACTTTTCCATAAAGGTCAGGATTCCAATATCCATTTTAGCAAGATCGACGATGAGTTATTACTGATTTCAATGTTCGGTAAAGAAATATCGCTAGGATTTTTACGCCTGAATGTGGTCGATGTAATAGAAAAGATTCGCAAGATTTGGGAAAAGCAATAG
- the ribD gene encoding bifunctional diaminohydroxyphosphoribosylaminopyrimidine deaminase/5-amino-6-(5-phosphoribosylamino)uracil reductase RibD: MNTENNDKQFMRLAIGEARKGLGRTSPNPCVGAVIVADGKIIATGYHKKAGTPHAEIHALRAAGDAARGATMYVTLEPCNHTGKTPPCSHAVARAGISRVVVGMTDPNPLVDGTGIDYLRDHDITVVSGILEEECQEINRPFIKHVTTGLPWMVMKAGVSLDGRLNYQQGNSGWITGALSGEKVHELRNIHDAILVGSETVAIDNPSLTTRLKQGDGKDPIRVILDRTLRLPIEAKSFSIESQAQAWVFCSHDADSGKRAQLESKGVRVFSVQGNETGLALPEVVAVLGRNGVNSVFVEGGAAIHGAMLRQKLYDYAYLFVAPRFAGDKGVSLVTGYEAADRNSSVSLQNVRHTTLGDDVLIAGEMHYPG; this comes from the coding sequence ATGAACACTGAAAATAACGACAAGCAGTTTATGCGACTTGCCATAGGCGAGGCTCGCAAAGGTCTTGGCAGAACTTCCCCAAATCCCTGTGTTGGTGCTGTTATTGTTGCTGATGGTAAAATTATAGCAACCGGGTATCACAAAAAGGCAGGGACACCGCATGCAGAAATCCACGCGCTTCGGGCAGCAGGAGACGCAGCTCGTGGCGCTACGATGTACGTCACCCTTGAACCATGTAACCATACCGGAAAAACTCCGCCGTGCAGTCATGCAGTTGCCAGGGCAGGTATTTCAAGGGTGGTTGTAGGCATGACAGATCCGAACCCCTTAGTTGACGGTACCGGTATAGACTATCTTCGAGATCACGACATCACGGTTGTGAGCGGGATTCTGGAAGAGGAATGCCAGGAAATCAACAGACCATTTATCAAGCACGTCACCACTGGTCTGCCATGGATGGTAATGAAAGCCGGAGTATCCCTCGATGGGAGGCTCAACTATCAACAGGGAAATAGCGGCTGGATTACAGGTGCTTTATCTGGTGAGAAGGTTCATGAATTGCGTAATATCCACGATGCAATTTTGGTCGGCAGCGAAACCGTGGCAATTGATAACCCGTCTCTGACCACCAGACTGAAGCAGGGGGATGGTAAAGATCCCATCAGGGTGATCCTCGATAGAACACTGCGTCTGCCAATTGAAGCAAAATCGTTTAGTATAGAGTCTCAGGCCCAGGCATGGGTTTTTTGCAGTCATGACGCCGATAGCGGTAAACGGGCGCAATTGGAGTCAAAAGGTGTGCGGGTATTTTCGGTTCAAGGTAATGAAACAGGACTTGCCTTGCCTGAAGTTGTGGCGGTGCTTGGCAGGAATGGGGTGAATTCTGTGTTTGTTGAAGGCGGCGCAGCGATTCATGGTGCAATGCTCAGGCAGAAATTATATGATTATGCCTATCTTTTTGTTGCCCCAAGATTTGCCGGTGACAAAGGGGTTTCCCTCGTAACCGGCTATGAGGCCGCAGACCGCAATAGCTCAGTATCTTTACAGAATGTGCGCCATACCACCCTGGGGGATGACGTCCTGATTGCGGGTGAGATGCATTACCCCGGATAG
- a CDS encoding type II secretion system F family protein produces MPVYIWKGKNSFGEKRKGEIEAPDQAAALAQVKRLRITNPVVKEKPKDLFENVELFQPKVTGKDIVVFTRQMSTMIDAGLPLVQCLEILEKQQSNATFKNVLKDIRVDVESGSTLADSMRKHPKVFDKLFTNMIEAGETGGILDTILSRLAVFMEKAMALKKRIKGAMTYPTICLAISILILSVILVFVVPVFKSMFADFGSSLPVPTQIVVDMSDFFKKNIVYMIIGLVLSGVIFKKIYSTDKGSLFFDKMFLQMPVVGVLLRKVAVAKFTRTLSTMLQSGVPILEALQVVARTAGNRIIERAVFRVGDSIAEGRPIAEPLEESGVFPNMVVQMINVGESVGALDTMLEKIADFYDEEVDQAVDNLTAMIEPFMMVFLGGMIGGLVVAMYLPIFKMASVV; encoded by the coding sequence ATGCCTGTCTATATTTGGAAAGGAAAAAATTCCTTTGGAGAAAAAAGGAAAGGAGAAATTGAAGCCCCTGATCAAGCGGCTGCTCTCGCCCAGGTAAAAAGACTGCGTATTACCAACCCAGTCGTCAAGGAAAAGCCTAAAGACCTGTTTGAAAATGTTGAACTTTTCCAACCTAAGGTTACCGGTAAGGACATTGTTGTCTTTACCCGCCAGATGTCCACCATGATCGATGCTGGTCTGCCTCTCGTGCAATGCCTGGAAATTCTTGAAAAGCAGCAGAGTAATGCCACTTTCAAAAACGTTCTCAAAGATATCAGGGTCGATGTCGAGTCCGGCTCTACGCTTGCTGATTCCATGCGTAAACATCCCAAGGTTTTCGATAAACTATTCACTAATATGATCGAGGCCGGCGAAACCGGTGGTATCCTCGATACGATTCTTTCCCGCCTGGCCGTTTTCATGGAAAAAGCCATGGCTCTCAAGAAGCGTATCAAAGGCGCCATGACCTATCCGACCATCTGCCTGGCCATCTCCATTCTCATCCTGTCAGTTATCCTGGTCTTTGTTGTCCCGGTATTTAAATCGATGTTCGCCGACTTTGGGTCCAGCCTGCCGGTTCCAACCCAGATTGTTGTAGATATGAGTGATTTTTTTAAAAAAAATATCGTCTACATGATAATAGGCCTGGTGCTCAGTGGTGTAATATTCAAAAAAATCTACTCCACCGACAAAGGTTCCTTGTTTTTCGATAAGATGTTCCTGCAGATGCCGGTGGTCGGTGTTCTTCTTCGCAAAGTTGCTGTAGCCAAGTTTACCCGCACCCTGAGCACCATGCTCCAATCGGGTGTTCCGATTCTTGAAGCGCTGCAGGTTGTGGCCAGGACCGCAGGAAATAGAATTATTGAAAGAGCTGTTTTTCGTGTAGGTGACTCCATTGCTGAAGGTCGTCCTATCGCAGAACCACTTGAGGAAAGTGGTGTCTTTCCCAATATGGTCGTGCAAATGATCAATGTCGGCGAGTCAGTCGGTGCTCTTGACACAATGCTAGAAAAGATTGCCGACTTCTATGACGAGGAGGTTGATCAAGCCGTTGACAATCTCACCGCAATGATCGAGCCTTTCATGATGGTCTTTCTCGGTGGTATGATCGGTGGACTGGTTGTCGCCATGTATCTGCCGATCTTTAAGATGGCCAGCGTTGTCTAG
- a CDS encoding integration host factor subunit alpha codes for MTLTKADIVQQVYKNHEGLTKAQATESVEAFLRISKHALIDGSDLLLSGFGKFNVKDKSSRRGRNPQTGDELTLDARRVVTFKPSGILRDKINSTN; via the coding sequence ATGACTCTCACTAAAGCTGATATCGTACAACAGGTTTACAAAAATCACGAGGGGCTGACCAAGGCTCAAGCGACTGAATCTGTTGAAGCATTCTTGAGGATCTCAAAACACGCGTTAATCGATGGTTCAGACCTTTTACTCAGCGGGTTTGGCAAGTTTAACGTAAAAGATAAAAGCTCCAGAAGAGGTCGTAATCCACAAACCGGAGATGAACTCACTCTTGATGCACGGCGAGTAGTTACCTTTAAGCCGTCCGGAATCTTACGTGACAAGATTAATTCAACCAATTAA
- the coaD gene encoding pantetheine-phosphate adenylyltransferase produces MSTPVPTRPTIAIYPGTFDPITFGHIDIIKRGLNLFDKVIVTIALNPSKSPLFTLEERMEMIRESFSDEGDRIEVDSASGLLVEYAANRKATAIIRGLRAVSDFDYEFQLALMNRKLEREVDSIFLMPGLRWIFISSSIIRDAARHGGNVDSMVPPHVSRMLKEKFA; encoded by the coding sequence ATGAGCACTCCTGTACCTACACGCCCCACAATTGCCATTTATCCCGGCACATTCGACCCCATTACTTTTGGCCATATCGATATCATTAAAAGAGGGCTCAACCTCTTTGACAAGGTCATAGTCACCATCGCACTCAACCCTTCCAAGAGCCCCTTATTTACCCTCGAAGAACGGATGGAGATGATACGTGAATCATTTTCCGATGAAGGCGATCGTATCGAGGTTGACTCTGCTTCAGGACTTCTTGTTGAATACGCTGCAAACCGCAAAGCCACTGCTATCATTCGCGGTCTCCGTGCTGTTTCCGATTTTGACTACGAGTTCCAGCTCGCACTGATGAACAGGAAGCTCGAGCGCGAAGTCGACTCCATCTTCCTGATGCCTGGATTGCGCTGGATTTTTATCAGTTCCTCAATTATTCGAGATGCAGCCCGCCACGGCGGCAATGTGGATAGCATGGTGCCACCTCATGTTTCCCGGATGTTGAAGGAAAAATTTGCTTAA